In a single window of the Luteibacter rhizovicinus DSM 16549 genome:
- the metJ gene encoding met regulon transcriptional regulator MetJ, with product MELGKFIRPYVEHGNKAGAVRKITVSIPLHVLRLLSDERTRRQVNNLRHATNSDLLVEAFLHAFTGQPLPTDEELRRTMATAKKATAKKSAAKKATKKSTVKKTAARKSPAKKASTRKVAVKKAATRKSPAKKAAVKKVARKAAVKKVAAKKAVKKAVKKASVKKTARKAAPRKAAAPRKAASKKVAAAKVVRATKAAKPAKAPRAAKAPKAAKAAK from the coding sequence ATGGAATTAGGAAAATTCATCAGGCCGTACGTCGAACACGGCAACAAAGCGGGAGCGGTTCGCAAGATCACTGTGTCCATTCCGCTTCACGTGCTTCGACTGCTTTCCGATGAACGTACTCGCCGCCAGGTGAACAATTTAAGGCACGCAACGAACAGCGATCTGCTGGTTGAAGCGTTCCTTCATGCTTTTACTGGGCAACCACTGCCAACTGATGAGGAGCTGAGACGAACCATGGCCACTGCCAAGAAAGCCACTGCCAAGAAGTCCGCCGCCAAAAAGGCGACGAAGAAGTCCACCGTGAAGAAGACCGCCGCGCGCAAGTCGCCGGCAAAGAAGGCCTCGACCCGTAAGGTCGCGGTCAAGAAGGCTGCGACCCGCAAGTCGCCGGCCAAGAAGGCTGCTGTCAAGAAGGTCGCCCGCAAGGCTGCCGTCAAGAAGGTAGCTGCCAAGAAGGCGGTCAAGAAGGCCGTCAAGAAGGCTTCCGTAAAGAAGACGGCGCGCAAGGCAGCACCGCGCAAGGCCGCCGCTCCGCGTAAGGCTGCTTCGAAGAAGGTTGCGGCCGCCAAGGTCGTTCGCGCGACCAAGGCTGCCAAGCCGGCTAAGGCACCGCGTGCTGCCAAGGCCCCCAAGGCTGCTAAGGCCGCCAAGTAA
- a CDS encoding energy transducer TonB, with protein sequence MDNRHRIPSRHCARGAVNPVTLTVIAIVLALAVAAWFLIIKPYRDANAGVTPATAAATKPGATRDTPANVDALSTDQLLAEARTAMNEQRLVAPAGNNAFEFYMKVLQKQPGNPVAADALRETFSYGAAATEQTINQRDFTEAQREIDLLAKADPENYTLTILRSKLDAQRKTLDREQQQALDAQKAQQLAQQNATSAAKLLAEQQASAAAEAQRQQAAREQAARVAQQQPAAAAAPVAAAPRPAARAATDESISEAVLIRQVNPRYPTAAMRANQEGWVDVEMTVGADGTVGNVSVVDAQPKHVFDRSAIDAVSKWEFKPASRNGEAISVTLRRRLQFNLGR encoded by the coding sequence ATGGATAATCGTCATCGCATTCCGTCGCGCCATTGCGCGCGCGGCGCCGTCAATCCCGTGACACTCACCGTCATCGCCATTGTTCTGGCGCTGGCAGTCGCGGCCTGGTTTCTGATCATCAAACCCTATCGCGACGCGAATGCAGGCGTCACGCCGGCCACCGCCGCAGCGACCAAGCCTGGGGCGACGCGGGATACGCCAGCCAACGTCGACGCACTCAGCACCGACCAGCTCCTGGCCGAAGCCCGCACGGCGATGAACGAGCAGCGTCTCGTCGCGCCGGCAGGCAACAATGCCTTCGAGTTCTATATGAAGGTGCTGCAGAAGCAGCCGGGCAACCCCGTCGCCGCCGATGCCTTGCGCGAGACCTTCTCATACGGCGCCGCGGCGACCGAGCAGACGATCAACCAGCGGGACTTCACCGAAGCCCAGCGTGAGATCGACCTGCTCGCCAAGGCGGATCCCGAGAACTACACGCTGACCATTCTGCGTTCCAAGCTCGATGCCCAGCGCAAGACGCTGGACCGCGAGCAGCAGCAGGCGCTCGACGCGCAGAAAGCCCAGCAGCTGGCTCAGCAGAACGCCACCAGCGCCGCCAAGTTGCTGGCTGAGCAGCAGGCCTCGGCCGCCGCCGAGGCGCAGCGTCAGCAGGCGGCGCGTGAGCAGGCCGCCCGTGTCGCCCAGCAGCAGCCCGCCGCCGCGGCCGCACCCGTTGCAGCGGCACCACGTCCTGCGGCACGCGCTGCGACGGACGAGTCCATCAGCGAGGCTGTCCTGATTCGCCAGGTGAATCCGCGCTACCCGACGGCGGCCATGCGTGCGAACCAGGAAGGCTGGGTCGACGTCGAGATGACGGTCGGCGCCGATGGCACCGTGGGCAATGTCTCGGTGGTCGATGCGCAACCCAAGCACGTGTTCGACCGCTCGGCGATCGACGCGGTGAGCAAGTGGGAGTTCAAGCCGGCCAGTCGAAACGGCGAGGCGATTTCCGTCACGCTCCGCCGACGGTTGCAGTTCAACCTCGGCAGGTAA